In Paenibacillus sonchi, a single genomic region encodes these proteins:
- a CDS encoding response regulator transcription factor produces the protein MTDVLIIEDNMELAGLIRDFLQVEGYSVFTTDSGEKGMKYLAEHTAKLLLLDIMLPELDGLAICRLVREQHNLPILIMSARHGDDNKIIGLELGADDYLEKPFSVNLLTAKVKALLRRSYDMNDDKQLLVDGDIIINRASMQVYKKDQPLSVTSKEYELLVLLVNNKDKVLRKDWLFDKVWGADSFSEPSTLTVHINKLREKIEKNPKEPQRIVTIWGVGYKYEAV, from the coding sequence ATGACCGATGTTCTGATCATCGAAGATAATATGGAGCTTGCCGGACTCATCAGGGACTTCCTTCAGGTGGAGGGATACTCTGTGTTCACGACAGACAGTGGTGAAAAGGGGATGAAGTATCTGGCTGAGCATACGGCAAAATTGCTCCTGCTAGATATTATGCTGCCCGAACTGGATGGACTCGCAATTTGCAGGCTGGTGAGAGAGCAGCACAACCTGCCCATTCTGATCATGAGCGCCCGGCATGGAGACGATAACAAGATTATTGGCCTGGAGCTGGGCGCGGATGACTATCTGGAGAAGCCCTTTTCGGTCAATCTGCTAACCGCCAAGGTCAAGGCACTTCTGCGCCGCAGCTATGACATGAATGACGATAAACAACTGCTGGTTGATGGCGATATTATCATTAACCGCGCTTCTATGCAGGTCTATAAGAAGGACCAACCGCTAAGTGTCACCTCCAAGGAATATGAGCTGCTCGTTCTGCTGGTGAATAACAAGGACAAGGTGCTGCGCAAAGACTGGCTGTTTGACAAGGTGTGGGGTGCAGACAGCTTCAGCGAGCCTTCGACTCTAACCGTACATATCAATAAATTGCGCGAAAAAATTGAGAAAAACCCAAAGGAGCCGCAACGCATTGTCACCATCTGGGGGGTAGGCTATAAATATGAGGCGGTTTAA
- a CDS encoding sensor histidine kinase, whose protein sequence is MRRFNALILWVVIIGFALIAACTAYAVQLGHSQTDRKYRVEINRILHQIRAGAAPGDIVLNTGQSGAVHTLDWIGVEAVPEQIEQFFEGSGVDSREEFMILPVHEGRKLSGYLRFSYLPVKDTTSIILVMDSILLLVLAGLVALLLYVKLQILKPFHIIEELPYALSKGQLNTGLKESRSRFFGKFIWGLDLLRETLESQKQINMSLEKDRQTLVASLSHELKTPVAAIKLYSSALTRDIYDSDDKRKACAVLIGQKAEHIETLIGDIITASVSSLQNIEIKNREFYLGEWLKRLLLSHKERLELLKIDWTIDAYPDKLLFGDPDKLLEVMDNLIENAIKYGDGGQIRLSFQEEDMRQLIVVENTGNPLSAAELPYIFTSFWRGSNAEGKKGNGLGLYICKQLLHKMDGDIYAEPVKQGMKFVLVLRY, encoded by the coding sequence ATGAGGCGGTTTAATGCCTTGATTCTCTGGGTTGTGATCATAGGTTTTGCTTTGATCGCAGCCTGCACCGCTTATGCCGTCCAGCTTGGCCATTCGCAGACAGACCGGAAATACCGGGTGGAGATAAACCGTATCCTCCATCAGATAAGAGCAGGTGCAGCGCCGGGTGATATTGTGCTGAATACAGGCCAATCCGGCGCAGTCCACACTCTTGACTGGATAGGCGTTGAAGCTGTACCGGAGCAAATTGAACAGTTTTTTGAAGGTTCAGGGGTGGACAGCAGGGAAGAATTCATGATTCTCCCTGTCCATGAAGGGCGGAAGCTGTCTGGGTATCTGCGTTTTTCCTACCTGCCTGTAAAAGATACAACTTCAATCATTCTCGTCATGGATAGCATTCTTCTGCTGGTTTTGGCAGGGCTTGTTGCTCTGCTGCTCTATGTGAAGCTGCAGATCCTTAAGCCGTTCCATATCATTGAAGAGCTGCCTTATGCCTTATCCAAAGGACAGCTGAACACCGGCCTAAAGGAAAGCCGAAGCCGTTTTTTCGGCAAATTCATCTGGGGTCTGGATCTGCTTAGGGAGACCCTGGAATCGCAAAAGCAGATCAATATGAGTCTGGAAAAAGACAGGCAGACACTCGTAGCCTCGCTTTCACATGAGCTGAAAACACCCGTAGCTGCCATTAAGCTGTATTCCAGTGCACTGACCAGAGACATTTATGACAGCGACGATAAACGTAAGGCCTGTGCTGTACTAATTGGCCAGAAGGCTGAGCATATTGAAACGCTGATCGGAGACATCATTACGGCCTCTGTATCATCGCTTCAGAATATCGAAATTAAGAACAGGGAGTTTTACTTGGGAGAATGGCTCAAGCGGCTGCTGCTTTCCCATAAGGAACGGCTCGAATTGCTGAAAATTGATTGGACCATTGATGCCTATCCGGATAAGCTGCTGTTTGGAGACCCGGATAAACTGCTGGAGGTTATGGATAACCTCATCGAAAATGCGATCAAGTACGGGGACGGCGGCCAGATCCGCCTCTCCTTCCAGGAGGAGGATATGCGCCAACTCATAGTGGTTGAGAATACCGGCAACCCGTTGTCGGCGGCGGAACTGCCTTATATATTCACCAGCTTTTGGCGCGGATCGAATGCAGAAGGCAAAAAAGGGAACGGCCTGGGGCTGTATATCTGCAAGCAGCTGCTGCATAAGATGGACGGAGATATTTACGCTGAACCTGTTAAGCAGGGTATGAAGTTCGTGCTGGTGTTGAGGTACTGA